In the Pyrolobus fumarii 1A genome, one interval contains:
- a CDS encoding BMP family ABC transporter substrate-binding protein, which yields MTPGETSTTPSTGVETKPKPKAKVLVLFDVGGRGDLSFNDMAWLGAERAARELGVEVKYSTPRSQADMQPLLERLSKTGEYDVIILVGFLWTDPLNKTADKFPQQKYALIDATTGVVRENEIDILFREQECAALIGVLAAGIADKIMQVEGETGPIKIGAVAGMDIPPLWKFHIGYLFGAKYYELKTGKKVELLWTYTGTFTDTQKGYRAAWDLLQKGAKVLYGLAGLTHVGMFDAVREWNEKGYGIAFAIGQDASQEWYDPYHIILSGAKRVDVAVYTAIRNVVEGNWEGGIHTLGLKEGGVGIWDLEGVKWFAQLAYETGRLKDLTPEEVVKIVKEQREKWIPQEAWKIMEELKEKIMKGEIVFKTPKSHDEYIAIIKELEKGNLNAALEKGSIS from the coding sequence ATCACACCCGGCGAAACAAGTACCACGCCAAGCACGGGTGTAGAAACAAAACCGAAACCAAAGGCCAAAGTACTAGTCTTGTTCGATGTTGGTGGACGTGGTGATCTAAGCTTCAATGACATGGCTTGGCTTGGTGCTGAGAGAGCGGCTAGAGAGTTAGGAGTAGAGGTGAAGTACTCGACGCCTAGAAGCCAGGCTGACATGCAGCCTCTGCTGGAGAGGCTGAGCAAAACCGGAGAGTATGATGTGATAATCCTGGTGGGCTTCCTCTGGACCGACCCGTTGAACAAGACGGCTGACAAGTTCCCGCAGCAGAAGTATGCGCTTATCGACGCGACTACCGGTGTGGTTAGAGAAAACGAGATCGACATACTATTCCGTGAGCAGGAATGTGCAGCGTTGATAGGCGTTCTAGCTGCTGGCATTGCGGACAAGATTATGCAGGTGGAGGGTGAGACGGGGCCAATAAAGATCGGCGCGGTTGCCGGTATGGATATACCGCCGCTCTGGAAGTTCCACATAGGCTACTTATTCGGCGCAAAGTACTACGAGCTGAAGACTGGCAAGAAAGTTGAGTTGCTATGGACGTATACAGGCACCTTCACCGATACTCAGAAGGGCTATCGCGCAGCCTGGGACCTGCTCCAGAAAGGTGCTAAGGTGCTCTACGGTCTCGCGGGCCTCACACACGTCGGCATGTTTGACGCTGTAAGAGAGTGGAACGAGAAAGGCTATGGAATAGCATTCGCCATAGGCCAGGATGCCAGCCAGGAATGGTACGACCCATACCACATTATACTCAGTGGTGCTAAGCGCGTAGATGTTGCAGTATACACGGCTATACGCAATGTAGTCGAGGGTAACTGGGAGGGTGGAATCCATACTCTTGGTCTCAAAGAGGGAGGCGTCGGCATATGGGATCTGGAAGGCGTCAAGTGGTTCGCACAGCTAGCCTACGAGACTGGTAGACTGAAAGACTTGACACCTGAAGAGGTAGTGAAGATTGTGAAGGAGCAGCGTGAGAAGTGGATACCGCAAGAGGCTTGGAAGATAATGGAGGAGTTGAAAGAGAAGATAATGAAGGGTGAGATAGTATTCAAGACTCCAAAGAGCCATGACGAGTACATCGCGATCATAAAGGAGCTCGAGAAGGGTAATCTTAACGCTGCGCTCGAGAAAGGCAGTATCAGTTGA
- a CDS encoding ABC transporter ATP-binding protein, translated as MLGIVKVYPDGTVALRGVDFRARPGEIHALLGENGAGKTTLMRILYGEIRPTRGEIRVFGEKVSFRSPRDALKRGIAMVYQHFSLVPTFTAFENIYMAVGSISRVSRRELRIEVEELMRELGLKVPLDEVVEKLPVGIQQRVELLKALALKAKILILDEPTSVLSPAEAEGLFRLLKRLRDEGHTVIYITHKLREVHELADTVTVMRRGKVVASSLDARSVDEATLARLMVGEEIVTQAYPLSRRVGPPVLVIRDLWVRGDRGEWRVRGVSLEVRRGEILGIAGVQGSGQNELAEAIVGLRKPEKGTILLDGVDITRLSVEDRYRLGIAYIIDSRSVGLVQDMSVVDNSILTWLWRFVRRGMIDYSEAASHAKRIVEKYNVVTPSLWSRVRYLSGGNQQKLLVGREAEKQPKLLIAAEPTHGLDVRAARFVRETLVKLRDEGIAVLLISSDLDEVLSVSDRIAVMHEGRIIAVEPRNEMSREKIGLLMGGAA; from the coding sequence ATGCTAGGCATTGTGAAGGTATACCCGGATGGCACTGTAGCACTGAGAGGCGTCGATTTCCGTGCCCGCCCAGGCGAGATTCATGCGCTTCTAGGCGAGAATGGTGCCGGCAAAACAACGCTCATGAGGATATTGTACGGCGAGATTCGCCCCACGCGTGGAGAGATACGTGTGTTTGGAGAGAAAGTGTCGTTCAGAAGCCCTCGAGATGCGCTTAAACGCGGTATCGCAATGGTGTATCAGCATTTCTCACTGGTGCCCACTTTCACAGCATTCGAGAACATATACATGGCTGTAGGCAGCATATCGAGGGTATCGCGGAGAGAGTTGAGAATCGAGGTAGAAGAGCTGATGAGAGAACTTGGTTTGAAAGTACCCCTAGACGAAGTTGTCGAGAAGCTACCCGTCGGCATTCAACAGAGAGTAGAGCTGCTCAAGGCTCTTGCGCTTAAGGCTAAGATATTGATACTTGACGAGCCTACCTCGGTATTGTCGCCTGCGGAGGCTGAGGGTCTGTTCAGGTTACTTAAGAGGCTCCGGGATGAGGGCCACACTGTGATATACATCACACACAAGTTGAGAGAGGTACACGAATTAGCAGACACAGTGACTGTAATGAGGCGCGGCAAGGTAGTAGCCTCATCCCTTGATGCGAGAAGTGTTGACGAAGCTACACTGGCGAGACTTATGGTTGGCGAGGAGATAGTCACCCAAGCCTACCCGCTATCTCGTCGTGTTGGCCCTCCGGTGCTTGTTATACGCGACTTATGGGTTCGTGGCGATCGCGGCGAGTGGCGAGTACGTGGCGTTAGCCTCGAGGTTAGAAGGGGAGAGATACTCGGCATAGCTGGTGTACAGGGAAGCGGACAGAATGAACTTGCGGAAGCTATAGTTGGCCTACGTAAACCGGAGAAGGGTACGATTCTCCTGGATGGCGTCGATATAACACGACTTAGTGTTGAGGACCGTTACCGCTTGGGTATAGCGTACATCATTGACTCTAGGAGCGTAGGCCTCGTACAGGATATGAGCGTGGTTGATAATTCGATACTCACGTGGCTATGGAGGTTTGTCCGCCGCGGGATGATAGACTATAGTGAGGCCGCATCACATGCAAAAAGGATCGTTGAGAAGTATAACGTTGTCACACCCAGCCTGTGGTCACGGGTGCGCTACTTGAGCGGGGGCAATCAACAGAAGTTGCTTGTAGGCCGCGAGGCGGAAAAGCAACCAAAACTACTCATTGCAGCCGAACCTACTCATGGTCTAGATGTGCGTGCCGCTAGGTTTGTACGCGAAACGCTAGTAAAGTTACGCGATGAGGGTATTGCGGTACTCCTAATATCCTCTGATCTGGATGAGGTGCTCTCGGTCAGTGACCGGATAGCCGTGATGCATGAGGGTCGTATAATTGCTGTCGAGCCCCGGAACGAGATGAGTAGAGAGAAGATCGGCTTGCTTATGGGTGGTGCAGCTTGA
- a CDS encoding ABC transporter permease, with protein MRGRELLEPVLETMLALVAGMLAGSLILIMFGYNPLDYYAVVFSEGYIDLLYLLERATPLIATALAFAIPLYAGLFNIGGEGQMYLGALTALVVSIATHSWVASLAAGIIAGLFVGGLIGLLRVYRGVNEVVSSIMFNWILYWAMLFLVTGYLADPHIPHQTIPVPSDAQLKPIGDALPSVFILATLSTIVAYLLIYKTSLGYQMRVVGYSTRTALYAGIKPGRILVLALLLGGAYGGLAGALQVLGVTPSIDSTLSALEGLGFEGIGVALLARLNPLAIIPAAIFLSGLIIGGQFAEANLGTPPQLTDAIIGVIIVALALPYAYRVIVNKLRATRLTREAPQVARGVASRGTSDRGA; from the coding sequence TTGAGAGGCAGAGAACTACTCGAGCCAGTGTTAGAGACTATGTTGGCTCTTGTTGCGGGTATGCTAGCCGGTTCACTAATCCTGATAATGTTTGGCTATAACCCGCTTGACTACTACGCAGTGGTATTTAGCGAAGGCTACATCGACCTGCTCTATCTCCTTGAGCGTGCAACGCCTCTCATTGCCACCGCACTCGCCTTCGCGATCCCACTCTATGCAGGGCTCTTCAACATAGGCGGCGAGGGCCAGATGTATCTAGGCGCGCTCACAGCACTCGTTGTCAGCATCGCGACACACTCGTGGGTTGCTAGCCTGGCTGCGGGCATCATAGCAGGTCTCTTTGTCGGTGGTTTGATAGGCTTGCTTCGAGTCTATCGAGGTGTAAACGAGGTTGTATCCTCCATAATGTTCAACTGGATACTATATTGGGCTATGCTGTTCCTCGTAACTGGTTATCTCGCGGATCCTCATATACCGCACCAGACCATACCTGTACCCAGCGACGCACAACTGAAGCCCATAGGCGACGCACTACCCTCGGTCTTTATCCTCGCCACTCTCTCGACAATAGTCGCTTACCTCCTGATATACAAGACTAGCCTGGGGTATCAAATGCGCGTTGTAGGCTATTCTACGCGCACCGCACTCTATGCAGGCATAAAGCCTGGACGCATTCTCGTACTAGCATTGCTCCTCGGCGGCGCATATGGAGGGTTAGCGGGTGCACTACAAGTCTTGGGTGTGACGCCCAGCATAGACTCTACATTATCGGCGCTAGAGGGCCTTGGTTTCGAGGGTATCGGCGTAGCTCTTCTGGCTAGGCTCAACCCACTTGCCATTATACCAGCAGCCATCTTCCTCTCCGGCTTGATAATAGGCGGTCAATTTGCCGAGGCGAACCTAGGCACACCACCTCAACTAACAGACGCGATAATAGGCGTCATTATTGTTGCACTAGCTCTACCGTACGCCTACAGAGTGATTGTGAATAAGCTGCGCGCTACCCGGCTTACACGCGAGGCGCCCCAAGTTGCTAGAGGCGTGGCTAGTCGCGGCACTAGCGATAGGGGCGCTTAA